The proteins below are encoded in one region of Elusimicrobiaceae bacterium:
- a CDS encoding 30S ribosomal protein S21 — translation MVFVKVRDAEHLEEALKRFKRECEKNGILKEIKRRETYMPPSVKRKIKSQEAQRRARRTKRRRY, via the coding sequence ATGGTTTTTGTGAAAGTCAGAGATGCCGAACACTTGGAAGAGGCTCTCAAACGCTTCAAACGCGAATGCGAAAAAAACGGCATTCTCAAGGAAATCAAACGCCGCGAGACTTATATGCCCCCCAGCGTGAAGCGCAAAATTAAATCTCAAGAAGCGCAACGTCGCGCTCGCCGCACCAAACGTCGGCGCTATTAA
- the recA gene encoding recombinase RecA, translated as MDANKQKALDLALGQIEKAFGKEAISILGNANVKKVDAIATGALSLDLALGVGGIPRGRVIEIYGPEAGGKTTLSLHVAAQAQKNGGVVAFIDAEHALDPVYATSIGVNVDELLISQPDSGEQALEIAEKLVRSGAIDLIIIDSVAALVPRAEIEGEMGDSHVGLQARLMSQALRKLTSILNKTKTSIIFINQLRQKIGVMFGNPETTPGGLALKFYSSVRIDVRRIENLKKGDEIIGTRVRAKVTKNKVAPPYRQAEFTMLHGEGISREACLLDKGVEAGILDKSGSWFIYGDEKLGQGAENARQYLKDNPQLAAEIEDKLYVKYLGHHYDGSKAPNAAEAETAPAKKGKK; from the coding sequence ATGGACGCAAACAAACAAAAAGCATTAGACCTTGCTTTAGGCCAAATTGAAAAAGCCTTCGGCAAAGAAGCCATTTCCATTTTAGGAAACGCCAATGTTAAAAAAGTAGATGCCATTGCTACGGGAGCTTTGTCCTTAGACTTAGCCTTAGGAGTAGGTGGTATTCCTCGCGGACGCGTAATTGAAATTTACGGACCCGAAGCCGGCGGCAAAACCACCCTTTCTTTGCACGTAGCAGCCCAAGCACAAAAAAATGGAGGCGTGGTGGCTTTTATTGATGCCGAACATGCCTTAGATCCCGTATATGCTACTTCTATCGGTGTAAATGTAGATGAACTTTTAATTTCTCAGCCCGACAGTGGCGAACAAGCCTTAGAAATCGCGGAAAAATTGGTCCGTTCCGGCGCTATCGATTTGATCATTATAGACTCCGTAGCCGCCCTTGTACCGCGCGCGGAAATCGAGGGAGAAATGGGAGACTCTCACGTCGGTCTACAAGCCAGACTCATGAGCCAAGCCCTGCGCAAACTCACCAGCATTTTAAATAAAACCAAAACGAGTATTATTTTCATCAACCAACTTCGCCAAAAAATCGGTGTCATGTTCGGCAACCCCGAAACCACACCGGGTGGTTTGGCTTTAAAATTTTACTCCTCTGTACGCATTGACGTGCGCCGCATCGAAAACTTGAAGAAAGGGGATGAAATCATCGGCACTCGCGTGCGCGCCAAAGTGACCAAAAACAAAGTGGCGCCTCCGTATCGCCAAGCCGAATTTACCATGTTGCACGGAGAAGGCATTTCTCGTGAGGCCTGTCTGCTCGATAAAGGGGTGGAAGCCGGCATTTTAGACAAGAGCGGCAGTTGGTTTATCTATGGTGATGAAAAACTAGGTCAAGGTGCGGAAAATGCCCGTCAGTATTTAAAAGACAATCCGCAATTGGCCGCCGAAATAGAAGACAAATTATACGTCAAATATTTAGGCCACCATTACGACGGTTCCAAAGCTCCTAATGCCGCCGAAGCAGAAACGGCTCCTGCCAAAAAAGGCAAGAAATAA
- a CDS encoding DNA primase, with protein sequence MFIDQNVAEKIKQRIDIVDFVRQYVPHLKKAGKTWKACCPFHKEKTPSFTVSSEKGLFYCFGCQSGGDIFEFLMKIENLSFHEALQKLADIAGVEYKPTHGFSADEQKRIDARKTLDFAKNFFHKNLMSVGGEFARNYVKGRNLTKETALKFELGFAKNDATALCREAQSAGYTPQQLKEVGLGVITAYGPRDYFRGRLIFPIINQRGETVGFGGRILAEGEPKYLNSPETLLFNKSQVLYGINFAGPAIRKAGRALLLEGYMDVIACHQAGFENTVAPLGTSLTEDHARLLKRYTDNVVVLFDPDAAGIKAALRGALILIEQGVFVKVASLSEGLDPDEYITKYGKENFNCVLDQAQDLIEFHTQLQLNLYPQPLQAQAKTAIVNELVETLLKQPDPIVRREWVKYVAERVGVEEALVLERLRSKEYASTRFQHRLQKQKPVQQHFTEKQTHNAAEENLTGWLLRYPQYAAESNHLADLFDSQALAALLKVICQAAAENSSSEGFIDRVCRLAPQTANLATRLMMTELPKDFEPQRDISACRKAVEREALQRQLNAVRQQIKTAGAGQVPAQLLKKMTELQNRLKKLTDRGT encoded by the coding sequence ATGTTTATTGATCAAAACGTTGCTGAAAAAATAAAACAACGCATCGACATTGTGGATTTTGTCCGCCAATATGTGCCACATCTTAAAAAAGCGGGCAAAACGTGGAAGGCTTGTTGTCCTTTTCATAAAGAAAAAACCCCTTCTTTTACCGTCAGCAGCGAAAAAGGCTTGTTTTACTGTTTTGGCTGTCAATCCGGCGGAGATATTTTTGAATTTTTGATGAAAATCGAAAATCTCTCTTTTCATGAAGCGTTGCAAAAATTAGCCGATATTGCCGGAGTGGAGTACAAGCCTACGCATGGATTTTCAGCAGATGAACAAAAGCGTATTGATGCACGCAAAACATTGGATTTTGCCAAAAACTTTTTTCATAAAAATTTAATGTCCGTCGGTGGGGAGTTCGCCCGCAATTATGTAAAAGGGCGCAATCTGACCAAAGAAACCGCGCTTAAGTTTGAGTTGGGTTTTGCCAAAAATGATGCTACGGCTTTGTGCCGAGAAGCGCAAAGTGCAGGATATACCCCCCAACAACTCAAAGAGGTTGGGCTGGGGGTTATTACCGCTTATGGTCCGCGTGATTATTTTCGCGGTCGTTTAATTTTCCCCATCATCAACCAACGTGGGGAAACCGTTGGTTTTGGCGGGCGTATTTTGGCAGAGGGAGAACCGAAATATTTAAACTCCCCCGAAACGTTGCTCTTTAACAAAAGCCAAGTGCTTTACGGTATCAATTTTGCAGGACCCGCCATCAGAAAAGCAGGCAGGGCCCTACTCTTAGAAGGATATATGGACGTGATTGCCTGTCATCAGGCCGGCTTTGAAAATACGGTGGCTCCTTTAGGCACCAGTTTAACGGAAGATCATGCCCGTCTGCTTAAACGTTATACTGATAATGTGGTCGTGCTTTTTGATCCCGATGCAGCCGGTATTAAAGCAGCATTACGTGGGGCTTTAATTTTAATTGAGCAAGGGGTATTTGTAAAGGTAGCGTCTTTGTCTGAGGGGTTAGACCCAGACGAATATATCACCAAATACGGAAAAGAAAACTTTAACTGCGTATTGGACCAAGCACAGGATTTAATAGAGTTTCACACCCAATTACAGTTGAATTTATATCCGCAACCTTTGCAAGCACAAGCCAAAACGGCTATTGTCAATGAACTTGTGGAAACCCTTTTAAAACAACCGGACCCGATTGTGCGCAGAGAATGGGTAAAATATGTAGCCGAAAGAGTGGGAGTAGAGGAGGCTTTGGTATTAGAACGATTGCGCAGTAAAGAATATGCATCCACGCGCTTTCAACATCGTCTCCAAAAGCAAAAACCGGTGCAACAACACTTTACGGAAAAACAAACACATAATGCTGCAGAAGAAAATTTAACAGGATGGTTGTTGCGCTATCCGCAATACGCAGCGGAAAGCAACCATTTAGCAGATTTGTTTGATAGTCAAGCATTGGCGGCTCTTTTAAAAGTTATCTGCCAAGCAGCGGCAGAAAATTCATCTTCGGAAGGATTTATAGATCGTGTGTGTCGGCTGGCTCCCCAAACGGCCAACTTAGCCACCAGGCTCATGATGACGGAACTGCCCAAAGATTTTGAACCGCAGCGTGATATTTCCGCGTGCCGCAAGGCCGTAGAAAGAGAAGCCCTGCAACGGCAACTTAATGCCGTTAGACAACAAATCAAAACTGCCGGTGCCGGACAGGTACCTGCGCAGTTGCTCAAAAAAATGACTGAGCTACAAAACAGATTAAAAAAATTAACGGATAGAGGTACATAA